The Lysobacter enzymogenes DNA segment GGTGATCGCGCTGAGCTTGTCGTAGACCGAACCCAGGTCGGTGCCTTCGACATTGGCGATGACGCTGATGGTCGGCGCCAGCGTGGTGCGGGCGATGCTGGCCGGGACCTTGCGCGGCACCACCGTGGCGATGTTGCGCAGCAGGACCGCTTCGCCATTGGCGCCGATGCGCAGCGGCGAATTCATCAGCTGGTCGATGTCCTGCATCTGGGTCAGCGGCGCCTGCACCTGCACGGTGTAGGCGATGGCGTTGACGGTGTCGGTCCAGTACACCGGCGAGACCGTGCCGGCCGAGCCGAGTACCGCCAGCACTGCGCGCGCGGCCTGCTGCGGGTCCAGGCCGAGCTGGGCGGCGCGGGTGCGGTCGATCTTGACCTGATATTCGGGCAGATCGAGCACCTGGCGCAGCGAGATGTCGACCGCGCCGGGCACCTGATGCAGGCGCTTTTCGATCTCGCGCGCCAGCGCCATGTTGCCGGGCACGTCGCGGCCGATCAGGCGCACTTCGAACGCGGCCGCGGCGGAGCCGGCAAGGGTGCGGCTGGTCGCGTCCGGCGGACGCTCGAACAGCTTGACCTCGGGGAAACGCTCGGCGATGCGCTTGCGGATCTTGACCAGGTAGTCGTGGCTGTTGGCGTGCGGCGAGCGCAGCTGCAGCATGATCTCGGCTTCGAACGAACCGACCACGGTGCTGTCGACCAGCGACAGGTTGATCGCGTCGGGCACGCCGATCTGCTCGTACACCGTCTGCAGTTCGTTCGGCGGGATGATCGCGCGGATCTCGCGCTGGATCTCGCTGAGCTTGGCCGCGGTCTCCTCCAGGCGGGTGCCGGTCGGCAGGCGCACCTGCAGGCGCAGCTGGCCGGCGTCGACCTGCGGGAAGTATTCGCGGCCCAGCGACATCGCCGCGCCGGCGCCGAGCGCGAACACCAGCAGCGCGGCCAGGGCCAGCACGCCGCCGTGGTGGCCGAGCTTGACCAGCAGCGCGTGGTGCTTGTCGCGCAGCGAGTCGAGGCGGTGTTCGACCTTGTGGTTGACGTTGAGCAGCAGCTTTTCCGGCGCCCAGCGCGGGTTGGCGCGGCTGCGGATGTCGGCCGGCAGCAGCAGGTAGCACAGCACCGGGATCAGCGTGCGCGAGAGCAGGAACGAGGCCAGCATGGCGAAGATCACCGCCAGCGCCAGCGGAGTGAACACCCAGGCCGACAGGCCGGTCATCAGCAGGATCGGGGTGAGCACGATGCAGATGGAGATGGTCGAGACCATTTCCGGGAACACCACTTCCTTGGCGCTGTCGATGATCGCGATGCGCACGTCCTTGCCGAGCGCGATGTTGCGGTTGGTGTTCTCGACGTCGACCACCGCGTTGTCGACCAGGATGCCGATCGCCAGCGCGAGGCCGCCGAGGGTCATCACGTTGAAGGTGTAGCCGAGCAGATGCAGCATCGCGACGGACGCCAGCAGCGCCAGCGGGATCGCCGACAGCACGATCAGGCTGGAGCGCCACGAGCCGATGAACACCAGCACCACCAGCGCCACCAGCAGGCCGACCAGCACCGCTTCGTGCTCGATCGAGCCGATCGCGTTGTCGACGAACACCGACTGGTCGAAGATCGCGTGGATGCGCGTGCCCGGCGGCGCCGAGGCTTCGATCTCGGGCAGGCGCTCGCGCACCGCGCGCACGATCTCGACCGCCGAGGCGCCGCCGAGCTTGATCAGCGCCACCGACACCGCGCTGGAGCCGTCCATGCGCGCCACATTGGTCTGCAGCGCACCGCCGTCGCGGACCGAGGCGACGTCGCGCACGTAGATCACGGTGCCGGCGCGCGAGGCCACCGGGATGTCGAGGAACTCGCTGGCGGTGGCCGGGCTGGTGTCGATCGAGATCTGCATCTCGCGCGCGCCCTCGCGGATCGAACCCGACGGCAGGGTCGGGCTGCCGCGCTCCAGCGCTGCGGTCACGTCGGCCGGAGTCAGGCCGTAGGTCTGCAGCCGCGAGGGATCGAGGTCGACCATGATCTGCCGCGGCGCGCCGCCGTAGGGCAGGGTCATGCGGATGCCGGGGATGGTCTGGATCTGCGAGCGCAGCTGCAGGCGCGCGTAGTCGTAGAGTTGGGCCTCGGTCAGCGAGTCCGACGACAGCACCAACTGCAGCACCGGCGTGGAGGAGACGTTGTTGCGCACCACCAGCGGCGGCGAGGTGCCCGGCGGCATGCGCCGCAGGATCGTCTGCGAGACCGAGGTGATCTGCACCAGCGCACGGTCGAGGCTGACCGTGGGCTGGAAGTCGATGCGCACGATGCTGGCGCCGTTGAGCGTCTCCGAACGGACTTCTTTCAGGTCGTCGACGGTGTTGAGGATCGCCGCCTCGGAAAACGAGGTCATCTTGGCGGCGACGTCGGCGGCCGGCAGGCCGCTATAGGTCCACACCAGGTTGACCGAGGGGATGCCGACTTCCGGCAGGATGTCGGTCGGCATCTTGCGCGCCGACAGCACGCCGAACAGCAGGATCAGGATCGCCAGGACGCCGATGGTGTAGCGGCGGCTCAGGGCGTATTGGACTATCCACATCGTGTCAGGTTCCGACGGCTGGATGAGTGGTGCGAAGTCTCCACGCAGCGCGGCCGTCGCGCAGCCGTACCGCGTGGAATGATTCGTATGCGTGCCGCAACGCTGCGGCGGATGCGTGGCCGGCAGCCGCGGCTTCGGCGCGCGCCGACGTCGCAACTGTAGGCGGCGCGTACATACGCGAGGCTGTCGCCGCGCTGACAAATTCGTCAGGCGCGCCGCGCCGGCGATGTCGGCGGGCGGCGGCGGATCGAACGCGTGGGGGCTGGCGTGCCTCGCTGGCTGGGCGGATCGGCGGCGCTCGCGCGCCGGCCCGCCGGCGGCTCCGGGCCGGCGCGCGGGCCGCGGCCGCCGCCGTCGCGCGCGACGGGACACCGGGCCGCCGCCCACCGGACCGCCTGCGCGGGGCGCAGCTCGAACCGCTGGGGGAGCGCGATTAAGGTAGGCCCGAAAGCGCGGACGCGTTAGTACATTACTGCCGCATCCTTGCACGATCCTGCAATTCGGCCGAAGCGGCACAGTGTCAGGACAGATTCATACCGATAATCGTGTCACCCCGACCGCCCACGGGAAGCCATGAGCGCCAGCACTTCCGCCGATACCATCGCACAGCGCGGGCATTGCGCCCAGCAGGCCGAGTTGGTCGACCGGATTGCCCGATTGACGGTCGCCGGCGACGGCGTCCACGGCACCGACGTGCGCCAGCTGCACCTGATCCGGATGGACCGGCCGACCGAGTGCTCGCCGTCGGTGTACGAACCGCGGCTGTGCGTGGTCGCGCAGGGACGCAAGGTGGTGACGCTGTCCGATCGCGTCTATCACTACGACCCGCTCAACTATCTGGTGGTGTCGGTGACCTTGCCGATGATAGGGCAGGTGGTCGAGGCGACGCCGGACAAGCCTTACCTGTGCCTGCGCATCGACATCGATCCGGCCGAGATCGCGCGCCTGATCGTCGATGCCGGCCAATCGCCGCCGGGCGAGCGCTCGCGCGAGGCGCGCGACGGCGTCGGCATGGACCTGGGCCTGTACGCGGCGCGGGTCAACGCGACGCTGATGGACGCGGTGCTGCGGTTGATGCGCCTGCTCGATACGCCGCAAGACCTGCCGGTGCTGGCGCCGATGGCGCTGCGCGAGATCTTCTACCGCGTGCTGATGGGCGACCTCGGCCATCGCCTGCGCGCGCTGGCGCTCAACGACAGCCGCTCGCACCGCATCGCCAAGGCGGTGACGATGCTGCGCCAGCGTTACCTGCTGCCGCTGTGCATCGAAGACCTCGCCGACGAACTGCACATGAGCACTTCGTCGCTGCACCATCAGTTCAAGGCGGTGACCACGATGTCGCCGTTGCAGTTCCAAAAGCATCTGCGCCTGCACGAGGCGCGCCGGCTGATGATGATCGACGGCATGGAGGCGGTGGCCGCGGCGCACCGCGTCGGCTATGAGAGCCCGTCGCAGTTCTCGCGCGAATACAAGCGCCTGTTCGGCGCGCCGCCGCGCGCGGAAGTGAGCCTGGCGCGCGGCTTGCCGCTGGGCTGAAGGCGGCGCGGCGCCGAAGCCGGCGCGATCGTTTCCGACGAAACCGTTTCGTCCGCCGCGCGGTCGGCGTCGCCTGGGTTTCTTCGCGCGCGGCATGGCCGCGGCGCACGCGGCGAGCGCTGTGCTTGCAACGCACCGCCGCGCGATCACCCCAGTGCCGATTTCATGGCGATTCGTTCTTAGCGAAATTCCACCCGTGAGTGGGGGGATTTCGCATGACGCGCGTTTGACTAAGGGAGCGCGCAACAAAGCCACGGAAAGCCGAAGTTTCAGGCGCTCGAACTCCACCTACATCCTTTCTTTCGCAGGCGCGCGGCCCTGAGGCCGGACGCTGCGAGGCGGACGGCTGCGCGCAGACGCAAGGCGCGGCCGTTCGTCCCATCGAACTCGGGAACGGTCCATGAAGAAGCTTTCTCCGAACAAGTTCGCCGTGCTCGGCCTGGCCGCGGCCTGCGCCTCGGTGCTGGTGTGGTCGCGCCAGGCGCCCGCGCCGCAGGCCTCGTCGCAGGCGCCGGTGGCGGGCGATTCGAGCCGCGCGCTGGCCGCGGCGCCGCCGTCCGCGGCCGCCAGCCTGCGTCCGGTCGCCTATGCCGCGCCGACGCCGCGCAACCCCGCGCAGGCCAAGCTCGGCGGCGGCCAGTTGCTCGAAGCGGTGCAGTCCTTCGCCGCCAGTCCGGCCGCGCGCAGCGCCGGTGCGGGCGCGGGCGGTCCCGCCTCGGGCAGCGCCGCGCGCAGCGCCGCGACCGCGGCGGCGCAGATCGCCGCTCTGGAGCGCGCCGGCATCCCCGGGCGCTGGCGCGAGGGCGAGAAGGTCAAGGTCAGCGTCGGCCTGGCGCTGAGCTTCGACGAACTGCAGAACCCCAGCCTGCTCGAACGCGCCAGCCACGCGCTACGCGACACCTTGCTCGCCCAGGGCGTGCGGGCCGCCGCGATCAACGGCTCGCCCGCGCTGGAAGCGCTGGTGCCGCTGGACAAGCTGGAATGGGTCGCGGGCCTGAGCGAGGTCGCGACGGTGGGCCTGAAGGCGATCGCCGAGCCGGTCGCCTACACCGAAGGCGCGAACGCCAGCGCGCTCGATACGCTGCGCGCGTTCGGCAACTCGGCGGTGGTCGCGCAGGCGCTGCGCCGCGAACTGCGCGGCGACGGCCTGACCATCGCGATCATGGACCAGTTCGGCGACAACAACGGCCAGGTCGCGGCGCTGCAGGCCGGCGGCAACTGGCCGGCGGCGGCGCGCCTGACCAAGATCGCCAGCCCGGCCGGCGCGTTCGGCTACACGGGCGAGTCGCACGGCAACGCGGTGACCGAGATCGTCTACGACATCGCGCCGAACGCCAGCTTCCGCGCCTACGACGTCTCCGGCAGCGACGCGGCCTGGGTGTCGGGCGTGCAGAACGCGGCCAACCTCAACGCCCAGAACGTGCCGCAGGGCGAGCCGCGCGCGCAGGTGATCACCGCCTCGCTGGGCTTCAACTATCCGTTCTCGCCGGGCGACGGCAGCACCAGCAACAGCGAGTTCAAGGGGTTGTACGACGCCATCGCCGCCGCCGCGGCCAACGGCGCGATCGTGCTCAACGCCGCCGGCAACCACGGCCAGCATTACTGGGACGGCGACAGCACCGCCGGCGCCGGCGCCAACGTCTATCAGAACTTCGGCGCCGCCAACCTCAATCCCGACGGCACCGCCCGGCCGTCCAACGTGATGGTGTTGCTGCCGACCAGCGGCGTGCTGGGCCAGCCCGCGGCGCAGGCGCAGTGCACGCCGGTGGGGTTAAGCGAACCGAGCGCGTCGACCTGGTCGCTGTTCGCCGCCATGGGTTGGAACGACTGGCAGAGCGCGACCAACGCCACCGACGCCGACTACCGACTGGAGCTGGTGCGCTGGCGCGACGCGGTGACCCAGCGCGTGTTCGATTGGTCGACCTGGACCTGGATCAACCCGACGCCGGCCGGTTGGGTGCAGGTGGCCTCGTCGGACGCCGCGCAGAACGGCGGCGCCGGCCAGCGCCCGATCGAACTGGTCAACTACAAGCCGCCGCAGGCCGACTCGACCGCGCTGTGCAACAACGCGTTCGCGGGCGCGCCGAACATCCGCGGCGGCATCTTCGGCGTGCGCATCCTGCGCAAGACCGCCGGCGCGGCCAACTTCCTGCGCATCATGGGCAGCAAGGCGATCGATCCGGAGTTCCGCTCCAACGAACGCTCGCTGTTGCCGCCGTCGGATTCGGCCAGCGCGATCACGGTGGCGGCGATCAACGCCGCGACTTCGGCGCTG contains these protein-coding regions:
- a CDS encoding S8 family serine peptidase: MKKLSPNKFAVLGLAAACASVLVWSRQAPAPQASSQAPVAGDSSRALAAAPPSAAASLRPVAYAAPTPRNPAQAKLGGGQLLEAVQSFAASPAARSAGAGAGGPASGSAARSAATAAAQIAALERAGIPGRWREGEKVKVSVGLALSFDELQNPSLLERASHALRDTLLAQGVRAAAINGSPALEALVPLDKLEWVAGLSEVATVGLKAIAEPVAYTEGANASALDTLRAFGNSAVVAQALRRELRGDGLTIAIMDQFGDNNGQVAALQAGGNWPAAARLTKIASPAGAFGYTGESHGNAVTEIVYDIAPNASFRAYDVSGSDAAWVSGVQNAANLNAQNVPQGEPRAQVITASLGFNYPFSPGDGSTSNSEFKGLYDAIAAAAANGAIVLNAAGNHGQHYWDGDSTAGAGANVYQNFGAANLNPDGTARPSNVMVLLPTSGVLGQPAAQAQCTPVGLSEPSASTWSLFAAMGWNDWQSATNATDADYRLELVRWRDAVTQRVFDWSTWTWINPTPAGWVQVASSDAAQNGGAGQRPIELVNYKPPQADSTALCNNAFAGAPNIRGGIFGVRILRKTAGAANFLRIMGSKAIDPEFRSNERSLLPPSDSASAITVAAINAATSALEAYSSRGPVLAAGGARPAGQAAGNAKPDLASFAVVSTESSAGFNGTSAAAPHAAALALLGLQHQRQLTDATVPAALPANATAAQKAQRETELRQRRVDLADLTYDSLVRVAATGGNDLGAAGFDSSFGNGRLKFHAQSAACLLASTYDARYRALLPVQAQGQKSYDTLAQENSVACAAAAAAAVAR
- a CDS encoding efflux RND transporter permease subunit, with amino-acid sequence MWIVQYALSRRYTIGVLAILILLFGVLSARKMPTDILPEVGIPSVNLVWTYSGLPAADVAAKMTSFSEAAILNTVDDLKEVRSETLNGASIVRIDFQPTVSLDRALVQITSVSQTILRRMPPGTSPPLVVRNNVSSTPVLQLVLSSDSLTEAQLYDYARLQLRSQIQTIPGIRMTLPYGGAPRQIMVDLDPSRLQTYGLTPADVTAALERGSPTLPSGSIREGAREMQISIDTSPATASEFLDIPVASRAGTVIYVRDVASVRDGGALQTNVARMDGSSAVSVALIKLGGASAVEIVRAVRERLPEIEASAPPGTRIHAIFDQSVFVDNAIGSIEHEAVLVGLLVALVVLVFIGSWRSSLIVLSAIPLALLASVAMLHLLGYTFNVMTLGGLALAIGILVDNAVVDVENTNRNIALGKDVRIAIIDSAKEVVFPEMVSTISICIVLTPILLMTGLSAWVFTPLALAVIFAMLASFLLSRTLIPVLCYLLLPADIRSRANPRWAPEKLLLNVNHKVEHRLDSLRDKHHALLVKLGHHGGVLALAALLVFALGAGAAMSLGREYFPQVDAGQLRLQVRLPTGTRLEETAAKLSEIQREIRAIIPPNELQTVYEQIGVPDAINLSLVDSTVVGSFEAEIMLQLRSPHANSHDYLVKIRKRIAERFPEVKLFERPPDATSRTLAGSAAAAFEVRLIGRDVPGNMALAREIEKRLHQVPGAVDISLRQVLDLPEYQVKIDRTRAAQLGLDPQQAARAVLAVLGSAGTVSPVYWTDTVNAIAYTVQVQAPLTQMQDIDQLMNSPLRIGANGEAVLLRNIATVVPRKVPASIARTTLAPTISVIANVEGTDLGSVYDKLSAITQELNGQLKPGNRIEIVGQAGEMQNAYGELAAGLVMSAILVFLVLVVNFQSWIQPAVAMSGLPIAIAGAAIGLFVTGTPLSVPALMGVMMVIGVSTANSVLVTSFARGLIADGHDPELAAYESAAVRLRPVLMTASAMILGIVPMAIGLGDGGEQNAPLGRAVIGGLLFGTPATLILVPSILAVVGRRRKPAGDEDAAATNLPAAAPGDGAPAGVNA
- a CDS encoding AraC family transcriptional regulator gives rise to the protein MSASTSADTIAQRGHCAQQAELVDRIARLTVAGDGVHGTDVRQLHLIRMDRPTECSPSVYEPRLCVVAQGRKVVTLSDRVYHYDPLNYLVVSVTLPMIGQVVEATPDKPYLCLRIDIDPAEIARLIVDAGQSPPGERSREARDGVGMDLGLYAARVNATLMDAVLRLMRLLDTPQDLPVLAPMALREIFYRVLMGDLGHRLRALALNDSRSHRIAKAVTMLRQRYLLPLCIEDLADELHMSTSSLHHQFKAVTTMSPLQFQKHLRLHEARRLMMIDGMEAVAAAHRVGYESPSQFSREYKRLFGAPPRAEVSLARGLPLG